The following proteins come from a genomic window of Sebastes fasciatus isolate fSebFas1 chromosome 6, fSebFas1.pri, whole genome shotgun sequence:
- the pgam5 gene encoding serine/threonine-protein phosphatase PGAM5, mitochondrial isoform X2: MSYRKTLKLVFGLAGGSAVLVFAAAAADSRGYLGEQRGEAAAGRWSRFTTVLQAAQPAWTPASHTPAPTGHAWDFNWDKRDPAALTNGKKTPAPATEDPSSEQDNGKPKATRNILLIRHSQYNLSGISDKERILTPLGREQAEFTGQRLAALGLKYDVLVHSSMARATETANIISKHLSGPGVDLVSCDLLREGAPIEPVPPVTHWKPDAVYHEDGARIEAAFRRYIHRADAKQKEDSFEIIVCHANVIRYFVCRALQFPPEGWLRMGLNNGSITWLTIRPSGRVALRTLGDSGFMPPDKLTRT, from the exons ATGTCGTACAGGAAAACTTTGAAACTCGTGTTTGGTCTCGCCGGAGGCTCGGCCGTCCTGGTTTTCGCTGCTGCCGCCGCGGACTCCCGCGGATACCTCGGTGAGCAGCGCGGAGAGGCGGCGGCCGGTCGGTGGTCGAGGTTCACCACGGTTCTTCAAGCTGCGCAGCCGGCGTGGACACCGGCCAGCCACACACCAGCACCCACTGGACACGCCTGGGACTTCAACTGGGACAA GAGAGACCCAGCTGCTCTGACTAATGGGAAGAAGACTCCAGCTCCAGCTACTGAAGACCCCAGCTCCGAGCAGGACAACGGCAAACCAAAAGCTACACGCAacatcctcctcatcagacaCTCCCAGTACAACCTGAGTGGGATCAGCGACAAGGAGAGGATCCTCACTCCATTAG GTCGTGAGCAGGCTGAGTTCACGGGCCAGCGGTTGGCAGCTTTGGGGCTCAAGTATGATGTTCTGGTCCACTCCAGCATGGCCAGGGCCACAGAGACGGCAAATATCATCAGCAAACACCTCTCA GGTCCAGGAGTGGATCTGGTGAGCTGTGATTTGCTGAGAGAGGGCGCACCTATCGAGCCGGTTCCACCCGTTACTCACTGGAAGCCCGACGCTGTG TACCACGAAGACGGAGCTCGCATTGAGGCAGCCTTCCGCCGCTACATCCACCGGGCCGACGCCAAGCAGAAGGAGGACAGCTTCGAGATCATCGTGTGTCATGCCAATGTCATCCGTTATTTTGTCTGCAG GGCTCTTCAGTTTCCTCCAGAGGGCTGGTTACGTATGGGCTTGAACAACGGCAGCATCACGTGGCTCACCATCCGACCCAGCGGCAGGGTGGCCCTCAGAACTCTGGGAGACTCAGGATTCATGCCCCCGGACAAACTAACGCGGACCTGA
- the pgam5 gene encoding serine/threonine-protein phosphatase PGAM5, mitochondrial isoform X1 translates to MSYRKTLKLVFGLAGGSAVLVFAAAAADSRGYLGEQRGEAAAGRWSRFTTVLQAAQPAWTPASHTPAPTGHAWDFNWDKRDPAALTNGKKTPAPATEDPSSEQDNGKPKATRNILLIRHSQYNLSGISDKERILTPLGREQAEFTGQRLAALGLKYDVLVHSSMARATETANIISKHLSGPGVDLVSCDLLREGAPIEPVPPVTHWKPDAVQYHEDGARIEAAFRRYIHRADAKQKEDSFEIIVCHANVIRYFVCRALQFPPEGWLRMGLNNGSITWLTIRPSGRVALRTLGDSGFMPPDKLTRT, encoded by the exons ATGTCGTACAGGAAAACTTTGAAACTCGTGTTTGGTCTCGCCGGAGGCTCGGCCGTCCTGGTTTTCGCTGCTGCCGCCGCGGACTCCCGCGGATACCTCGGTGAGCAGCGCGGAGAGGCGGCGGCCGGTCGGTGGTCGAGGTTCACCACGGTTCTTCAAGCTGCGCAGCCGGCGTGGACACCGGCCAGCCACACACCAGCACCCACTGGACACGCCTGGGACTTCAACTGGGACAA GAGAGACCCAGCTGCTCTGACTAATGGGAAGAAGACTCCAGCTCCAGCTACTGAAGACCCCAGCTCCGAGCAGGACAACGGCAAACCAAAAGCTACACGCAacatcctcctcatcagacaCTCCCAGTACAACCTGAGTGGGATCAGCGACAAGGAGAGGATCCTCACTCCATTAG GTCGTGAGCAGGCTGAGTTCACGGGCCAGCGGTTGGCAGCTTTGGGGCTCAAGTATGATGTTCTGGTCCACTCCAGCATGGCCAGGGCCACAGAGACGGCAAATATCATCAGCAAACACCTCTCA GGTCCAGGAGTGGATCTGGTGAGCTGTGATTTGCTGAGAGAGGGCGCACCTATCGAGCCGGTTCCACCCGTTACTCACTGGAAGCCCGACGCTGTG CAGTACCACGAAGACGGAGCTCGCATTGAGGCAGCCTTCCGCCGCTACATCCACCGGGCCGACGCCAAGCAGAAGGAGGACAGCTTCGAGATCATCGTGTGTCATGCCAATGTCATCCGTTATTTTGTCTGCAG GGCTCTTCAGTTTCCTCCAGAGGGCTGGTTACGTATGGGCTTGAACAACGGCAGCATCACGTGGCTCACCATCCGACCCAGCGGCAGGGTGGCCCTCAGAACTCTGGGAGACTCAGGATTCATGCCCCCGGACAAACTAACGCGGACCTGA
- the pgam5 gene encoding serine/threonine-protein phosphatase PGAM5, mitochondrial isoform X4 — protein MSYRKTLKLVFGLAGGSAVLVFAAAAADSRGYLGEQRGEAAAGRWSRFTTVLQAAQPAWTPASHTPAPTGHAWDFNWDKRDPAALTNGKKTPAPATEDPSSEQDNGKPKATRNILLIRHSQYNLSGISDKERILTPLGREQAEFTGQRLAALGLKYDVLVHSSMARATETANIISKHLSGVDLVSCDLLREGAPIEPVPPVTHWKPDAVYHEDGARIEAAFRRYIHRADAKQKEDSFEIIVCHANVIRYFVCRALQFPPEGWLRMGLNNGSITWLTIRPSGRVALRTLGDSGFMPPDKLTRT, from the exons ATGTCGTACAGGAAAACTTTGAAACTCGTGTTTGGTCTCGCCGGAGGCTCGGCCGTCCTGGTTTTCGCTGCTGCCGCCGCGGACTCCCGCGGATACCTCGGTGAGCAGCGCGGAGAGGCGGCGGCCGGTCGGTGGTCGAGGTTCACCACGGTTCTTCAAGCTGCGCAGCCGGCGTGGACACCGGCCAGCCACACACCAGCACCCACTGGACACGCCTGGGACTTCAACTGGGACAA GAGAGACCCAGCTGCTCTGACTAATGGGAAGAAGACTCCAGCTCCAGCTACTGAAGACCCCAGCTCCGAGCAGGACAACGGCAAACCAAAAGCTACACGCAacatcctcctcatcagacaCTCCCAGTACAACCTGAGTGGGATCAGCGACAAGGAGAGGATCCTCACTCCATTAG GTCGTGAGCAGGCTGAGTTCACGGGCCAGCGGTTGGCAGCTTTGGGGCTCAAGTATGATGTTCTGGTCCACTCCAGCATGGCCAGGGCCACAGAGACGGCAAATATCATCAGCAAACACCTCTCAG GAGTGGATCTGGTGAGCTGTGATTTGCTGAGAGAGGGCGCACCTATCGAGCCGGTTCCACCCGTTACTCACTGGAAGCCCGACGCTGTG TACCACGAAGACGGAGCTCGCATTGAGGCAGCCTTCCGCCGCTACATCCACCGGGCCGACGCCAAGCAGAAGGAGGACAGCTTCGAGATCATCGTGTGTCATGCCAATGTCATCCGTTATTTTGTCTGCAG GGCTCTTCAGTTTCCTCCAGAGGGCTGGTTACGTATGGGCTTGAACAACGGCAGCATCACGTGGCTCACCATCCGACCCAGCGGCAGGGTGGCCCTCAGAACTCTGGGAGACTCAGGATTCATGCCCCCGGACAAACTAACGCGGACCTGA
- the pgam5 gene encoding serine/threonine-protein phosphatase PGAM5, mitochondrial isoform X3 yields the protein MSYRKTLKLVFGLAGGSAVLVFAAAAADSRGYLGEQRGEAAAGRWSRFTTVLQAAQPAWTPASHTPAPTGHAWDFNWDKRDPAALTNGKKTPAPATEDPSSEQDNGKPKATRNILLIRHSQYNLSGISDKERILTPLGREQAEFTGQRLAALGLKYDVLVHSSMARATETANIISKHLSGVDLVSCDLLREGAPIEPVPPVTHWKPDAVQYHEDGARIEAAFRRYIHRADAKQKEDSFEIIVCHANVIRYFVCRALQFPPEGWLRMGLNNGSITWLTIRPSGRVALRTLGDSGFMPPDKLTRT from the exons ATGTCGTACAGGAAAACTTTGAAACTCGTGTTTGGTCTCGCCGGAGGCTCGGCCGTCCTGGTTTTCGCTGCTGCCGCCGCGGACTCCCGCGGATACCTCGGTGAGCAGCGCGGAGAGGCGGCGGCCGGTCGGTGGTCGAGGTTCACCACGGTTCTTCAAGCTGCGCAGCCGGCGTGGACACCGGCCAGCCACACACCAGCACCCACTGGACACGCCTGGGACTTCAACTGGGACAA GAGAGACCCAGCTGCTCTGACTAATGGGAAGAAGACTCCAGCTCCAGCTACTGAAGACCCCAGCTCCGAGCAGGACAACGGCAAACCAAAAGCTACACGCAacatcctcctcatcagacaCTCCCAGTACAACCTGAGTGGGATCAGCGACAAGGAGAGGATCCTCACTCCATTAG GTCGTGAGCAGGCTGAGTTCACGGGCCAGCGGTTGGCAGCTTTGGGGCTCAAGTATGATGTTCTGGTCCACTCCAGCATGGCCAGGGCCACAGAGACGGCAAATATCATCAGCAAACACCTCTCAG GAGTGGATCTGGTGAGCTGTGATTTGCTGAGAGAGGGCGCACCTATCGAGCCGGTTCCACCCGTTACTCACTGGAAGCCCGACGCTGTG CAGTACCACGAAGACGGAGCTCGCATTGAGGCAGCCTTCCGCCGCTACATCCACCGGGCCGACGCCAAGCAGAAGGAGGACAGCTTCGAGATCATCGTGTGTCATGCCAATGTCATCCGTTATTTTGTCTGCAG GGCTCTTCAGTTTCCTCCAGAGGGCTGGTTACGTATGGGCTTGAACAACGGCAGCATCACGTGGCTCACCATCCGACCCAGCGGCAGGGTGGCCCTCAGAACTCTGGGAGACTCAGGATTCATGCCCCCGGACAAACTAACGCGGACCTGA